The following proteins come from a genomic window of Nostoc sp. ATCC 53789:
- a CDS encoding type I secretion system permease/ATPase → MASRENSKTDSQATSELKILDNESLRLKVLASLPWNQPPLCWLTPEQQSQLENECQTRQYRLGEKIWSNDVGRYQFLIVAGKVRLREEGVGKPLAALEVGDWFGDLQKLSADFKAVAASKEVIVVCWDTALWTEFSNPQIQEFWQVLPVDMEGERETFSFSSTPSVTVSDGTSSPHSLQPQKRLPAANLIISNYPFVASWNTAAACLTMVAQQLENSVQLEWVQRQLRGQRPKQVVEAGEKLGLVLRRLQVSWGELRQLSFPALLLWNSDSPQSPSWVVAYGVKGDRLIIANPLNPDRICESLPQSIVEASWDGRLWQVELISKQETFNLSWFTPAVWKYKGLLTEVLLASFTLQLLGLTTPLITQVVIDKVMVQGSLPTLDVMAIALLCVAIFESVLGILRLFIFTHTARRLDLSLSAQLFRHLMRLPLAYFESRRVGDTVARVQELEQIRQFLTGTALTVILDSIFAVVYLALMFYYNVPLTFVALAVLPLFATLTIVATPILRNWLNETFNRSADSQSFLVETITGIHSVKAHAAEPVARDRWEGLFARFIRTGFKASTTSNISSNIGDFLTNFSTMLILWFGAKLVIEQKLTIGQLVAFQMLSGRVTGPLLRLVQLWQTLQQVLLSVDRIGDILNVSPEAELGTGLVLPPLKGQVTFEQVFFRYRPNFEAILRGISFNAEPGQFVGIVGRSGSGKSTLSKLLQRLYQIESGRILIDGFDIKSADLASLRQQVSVVLQEDFLFNGSILENITLGTPDITAEQVVEAARLAVAHDFISQLPYGYETNVGERGTALSGGQRQRIALARLFLSQAPILVLDEATSALDSETEQQVLQNLQKVSANRTVFLIAHRFAPLKRADLILVLEQGVIAERGTHSELLQQKGLYWSLYQRQQANI, encoded by the coding sequence ATGGCTAGCAGAGAAAATTCAAAAACTGACAGTCAAGCTACAAGTGAGTTAAAAATTCTGGATAATGAATCTTTACGATTAAAAGTGCTAGCTTCTTTGCCCTGGAATCAGCCGCCGCTATGCTGGTTGACTCCCGAACAACAATCCCAATTGGAAAATGAGTGTCAAACTCGTCAGTATCGTTTGGGAGAAAAAATTTGGTCTAACGATGTCGGTCGTTACCAATTCTTAATTGTGGCTGGAAAAGTTCGCTTACGAGAAGAGGGAGTTGGCAAACCTTTGGCAGCCCTAGAAGTGGGAGATTGGTTTGGTGATTTACAAAAGTTGTCTGCGGATTTTAAAGCTGTAGCTGCTAGCAAAGAAGTAATAGTAGTGTGTTGGGATACAGCCCTGTGGACAGAATTTTCTAACCCACAAATTCAGGAATTTTGGCAAGTCTTACCAGTGGATATGGAGGGAGAAAGAGAGACATTTTCCTTCTCTTCCACTCCTTCAGTAACAGTCTCAGATGGGACTTCCAGCCCTCACAGCCTCCAACCCCAAAAACGACTCCCAGCCGCGAATTTAATCATCTCAAATTATCCATTTGTTGCTAGTTGGAACACTGCGGCTGCTTGTTTAACAATGGTGGCGCAACAGCTAGAAAACTCTGTGCAACTGGAATGGGTGCAACGTCAACTCAGAGGACAACGCCCAAAACAGGTTGTGGAAGCAGGAGAAAAGTTAGGGTTAGTGTTGCGGCGGTTACAAGTGAGTTGGGGTGAGTTGCGACAACTGTCATTTCCAGCTTTACTGTTGTGGAATTCTGACTCACCCCAGAGTCCATCCTGGGTGGTAGCTTATGGAGTTAAGGGCGATCGCTTAATTATCGCTAACCCTCTAAATCCCGATCGCATTTGTGAAAGCTTACCGCAATCCATAGTTGAGGCATCGTGGGATGGACGATTGTGGCAAGTAGAACTCATATCTAAACAAGAAACATTTAACCTCAGTTGGTTCACCCCAGCAGTTTGGAAGTATAAGGGATTACTAACAGAAGTATTATTAGCATCTTTTACCTTGCAGCTTTTGGGGTTAACAACACCACTAATTACGCAAGTAGTTATTGATAAAGTAATGGTGCAGGGGAGTTTGCCGACTCTTGATGTTATGGCGATCGCACTTCTTTGTGTAGCCATATTTGAGTCCGTACTTGGCATTCTGCGCCTATTCATCTTTACCCATACAGCCCGTCGTCTGGATTTAAGTTTATCAGCACAGCTATTTCGCCATCTGATGCGCCTGCCTTTGGCTTATTTTGAGTCGCGGCGCGTCGGAGACACAGTAGCACGAGTCCAGGAACTCGAACAAATTCGTCAGTTCCTCACAGGTACAGCATTAACTGTGATTCTAGATAGCATCTTTGCTGTGGTTTACCTAGCATTGATGTTTTACTATAATGTCCCACTCACCTTTGTGGCTTTAGCAGTACTGCCGCTATTTGCGACTTTGACGATAGTTGCAACACCAATTCTGCGTAACTGGCTCAACGAAACTTTTAACCGGAGTGCCGATAGTCAATCCTTTTTAGTAGAGACAATCACGGGGATTCATTCCGTTAAAGCCCATGCAGCCGAACCAGTAGCCCGCGATCGCTGGGAAGGCTTATTTGCTCGCTTCATCCGCACAGGTTTTAAAGCCTCTACCACCTCCAATATCAGCAGCAACATTGGTGACTTCCTCACTAATTTTTCCACCATGCTGATTCTCTGGTTTGGAGCCAAATTAGTCATAGAACAAAAGCTGACAATTGGACAACTAGTTGCCTTTCAAATGCTATCTGGCAGAGTCACGGGCCCACTTTTGCGCTTAGTACAGTTATGGCAGACCCTCCAACAAGTGCTACTTTCTGTAGATCGCATTGGTGATATTCTCAACGTCTCCCCAGAAGCTGAACTAGGAACTGGTCTAGTTTTACCACCTCTGAAAGGACAAGTCACCTTCGAGCAAGTATTTTTCCGCTACCGCCCGAACTTTGAAGCAATTCTGCGGGGAATCTCTTTCAATGCTGAACCAGGGCAATTTGTTGGCATTGTCGGACGTAGCGGTTCTGGGAAAAGTACCCTGTCTAAGCTATTACAACGCCTTTATCAAATTGAATCAGGACGCATCTTAATTGATGGTTTTGATATTAAAAGTGCCGATTTAGCGTCATTGCGGCAACAAGTTAGTGTAGTTCTCCAAGAAGACTTTTTATTCAACGGTTCTATTTTGGAAAATATCACTCTCGGTACTCCCGACATTACCGCAGAACAAGTGGTAGAGGCGGCAAGACTAGCAGTAGCACACGACTTCATCAGTCAATTACCCTACGGTTACGAAACCAATGTGGGTGAACGCGGTACAGCTTTATCTGGCGGACAAAGACAACGTATTGCCCTCGCAAGATTATTTCTTTCGCAAGCGCCGATTTTAGTTTTGGATGAAGCTACCAGTGCTTTGGATAGTGAAACTGAACAACAAGTACTACAAAACCTGCAAAAAGTTTCCGCTAACCGTACTGTGTTTCTGATTGCTCACCGTTTTGCCCCTCTCAAACGCGCCGATTTGATTTTGGTATTAGAACAAGGCGTGATTGCCGAACGTGGGACTCACTCAGAGTTATTGCAACAAAAGGGTTTGTATTGGTCACTATATCAACGGCAGCAAGCAAATATTTAG
- a CDS encoding CARDB domain-containing protein, with translation MFFTKGCNSINENSGVKASLVSSKKSNSFDNQNNDSSFSLSGVNSFRASDRSSYTSTEIDAFGVKNNYAKKSSLSNENTTQAIAAAAIQPDLIARTVSTPSSAAAGSTIQLSYEIENQGNASAGYSYTKFYLSQDLSLGSEDIFLGDDYVDNILSGYYRSESTTLTIGNSVAAGSYYLVYQADGYNYVAESNENNNAVADVINITKPDLIVQNTSNSSSAAAGSSIQLNYQIKNQGNAIAVASNTKFYLSQDLNIGNEDVYLGYDYVSGIAAGSYSSESTTLSLGSNITPGNYYLAYIADSDGNVAESNETNNGIAGVITITPTQKSDLIVQNTSAPSTASVGSTIQLSYQVKNQGVGGAVATTTKFYISKDNAFSNDDVLLGSDAVNAIAVGATSSETASLIINNAIATGNYYLLYQADGAGNAVESNESNNFASKAIAITQADLIIQNAVAPATTAVGGTIQLSYQVKNQGVGGAVATTTKFYISKDTAFSNDDVLLGSDAVNAIAAGAISSETASLIINNAIAAGNYYLLYKADANGNVGESNETNNIVSKAIAINGPKPDLIIQNISAPSLVDPGSLITVNYQLANQGTASAGSSTTKFFLSKDTTLSGDDTYLSYSRSYLYSGLGASKYSAESYSLILSSNITFGNYYLLLQADGNSEIFESNENNNVTAKAITIAAPDLLIQNPSAPASANIGTTIQLSYQVKNQGNGKAGVNTTRFYLSNPVLSLWR, from the coding sequence ATGTTTTTTACCAAAGGCTGTAACTCTATTAATGAAAATTCTGGTGTAAAAGCCAGCCTTGTATCATCAAAAAAATCTAATAGTTTTGATAATCAGAATAATGACTCTAGCTTCAGTCTGAGTGGTGTAAATAGTTTTAGAGCCAGCGATCGCAGTAGTTATACTTCTACGGAAATCGACGCTTTCGGAGTTAAAAACAATTATGCCAAGAAGAGTAGTTTAAGCAACGAAAATACTACTCAAGCGATCGCTGCGGCTGCTATTCAGCCAGACCTGATAGCACGTACCGTTTCAACTCCCAGTTCTGCCGCAGCTGGCAGTACCATTCAACTGAGCTATGAAATTGAAAACCAAGGCAATGCCAGTGCTGGTTATAGTTATACCAAATTTTATCTGTCTCAGGATCTCTCTTTAGGGAGTGAAGATATATTTTTAGGCGATGACTATGTTGATAACATTCTATCTGGTTACTACAGATCAGAGTCAACCACACTCACTATCGGCAATAGCGTCGCCGCAGGTAGCTATTATTTGGTGTATCAAGCCGATGGCTATAACTATGTTGCCGAAAGCAACGAAAACAACAACGCTGTTGCTGACGTAATTAATATTACTAAACCAGACCTGATAGTACAAAATACCTCAAATTCCAGTTCGGCGGCGGCTGGAAGTAGCATTCAACTAAACTATCAAATCAAAAACCAAGGCAATGCCATTGCTGTTGCTAGTAACACCAAGTTTTACCTCTCCCAAGATTTAAATATTGGAAACGAAGATGTGTACTTGGGCTATGACTACGTTAGCGGCATTGCTGCGGGTAGTTATAGTTCCGAGTCAACCACACTCAGTCTTGGCAGTAACATCACTCCTGGGAATTATTACTTAGCATACATAGCCGATAGTGATGGGAATGTTGCTGAAAGCAATGAAACTAACAACGGTATTGCCGGAGTAATCACCATTACTCCAACTCAAAAATCAGACCTGATAGTTCAAAATACCTCAGCCCCTAGTACAGCATCAGTTGGTAGCACTATTCAACTAAGCTATCAGGTCAAAAATCAAGGTGTTGGTGGTGCTGTTGCAACTACCACCAAGTTTTATATATCCAAGGATAATGCTTTTAGTAATGATGATGTGTTGTTAGGCTCAGATGCCGTTAACGCTATTGCCGTAGGTGCTACTAGCTCAGAGACAGCATCGCTGATCATCAACAATGCGATCGCTACAGGTAACTATTACTTGCTCTATCAAGCTGACGGCGCAGGAAATGCAGTTGAGAGCAATGAAAGCAATAACTTTGCTAGCAAAGCGATCGCCATTACCCAAGCAGACTTAATAATACAAAACGCTGTGGCTCCAGCTACAACAGCCGTTGGTGGCACCATTCAATTGAGCTATCAGGTGAAAAACCAAGGTGTTGGTGGTGCTGTTGCAACTACCACCAAGTTTTATATATCCAAGGATACTGCTTTTAGTAATGATGATGTGTTGCTCGGCTCCGATGCCGTTAACGCCATTGCCGCAGGTGCTATTAGCTCAGAGACAGCATCGCTGATCATCAACAATGCGATCGCCGCAGGCAACTATTATTTGTTGTATAAAGCCGATGCTAATGGCAATGTTGGCGAAAGTAACGAAACTAATAATATTGTCAGCAAAGCGATCGCTATTAATGGCCCGAAACCAGACCTAATTATCCAAAATATTTCGGCTCCTAGTCTTGTTGACCCCGGTAGCTTAATCACTGTCAATTATCAACTAGCCAATCAAGGTACTGCCAGTGCTGGTTCTAGTACAACGAAATTTTTTCTTTCTAAAGATACGACCTTGAGCGGCGATGACACATACTTAAGCTATTCCCGAAGCTACTTATACTCTGGATTAGGCGCTAGTAAATATAGTGCAGAGTCTTACTCTTTAATACTCAGCAGTAATATTACTTTTGGAAATTACTACCTGCTATTACAAGCCGATGGCAATAGCGAGATTTTTGAAAGTAATGAAAACAATAACGTTACGGCCAAAGCAATTACGATTGCGGCACCAGACCTATTAATACAAAATCCTTCGGCTCCTGCTAGCGCCAACATTGGTACAACAATCCAACTAAGCTATCAGGTGAAAAATCAAGGTAATGGTAAAGCTGGTGTTAACACGACACGCTTTTATCTTTCTAACCCTGTTTTGTCACTCTGGCGGTAG
- a CDS encoding IS701 family transposase: MVQPRPAAPTVKFVDEYCQWYKSLFPDVRSFEAFKYLHVGCISELKRKTLPEIAKIVGLDNQQGLHHFLTTSPWDIEKLRDLRLELILQVLKGRPIILIIDETGDKKKGNKTDYVKRQYIGNLGKVENGIVAVTAYGVFCGMTFPLLFEIYKPRERLKPEDKYLTKPQIAAILMRKLKSMGFKFNLVLADSLYGESGTNFISVLDEMNLNYIVAIRSNHDVDLLPRQYTQYLKWHKFKRVFSDLSSENRFIREIIHGKRSENRYWQITTDREKLPGNTTWYVMSKYPDLTPRDVGNFYGLRTWVEYGLKQSKNELGWSDYRLTHYPDIERWWEIVCSSYLMVSLHSEQIQSSVPKSPSKLASHPWWNDEKGWKNILNNLRLIIQPFTLFNLIYPWLTVFPIPQLSLGFSKLQSIIYSLTSSIFISLTHPDFYFSSA; this comes from the coding sequence ATGGTACAGCCCCGTCCAGCCGCACCAACAGTTAAATTTGTGGACGAATATTGCCAGTGGTATAAAAGCCTGTTTCCAGATGTTAGGAGCTTCGAGGCTTTTAAGTACCTTCATGTAGGGTGTATTTCTGAACTAAAACGGAAAACCCTACCAGAAATAGCAAAGATTGTAGGATTGGATAACCAACAGGGTTTACATCATTTTTTAACTACATCACCGTGGGATATAGAGAAGTTAAGAGATTTGCGATTAGAGCTAATTTTACAAGTACTAAAAGGTAGACCAATCATTCTGATTATTGATGAAACAGGAGATAAAAAGAAAGGGAATAAGACAGATTATGTGAAACGACAGTATATAGGAAACTTGGGGAAAGTAGAGAATGGAATTGTGGCAGTAACAGCGTATGGCGTATTCTGCGGTATGACTTTTCCACTGCTATTTGAAATATATAAGCCTCGTGAAAGATTAAAGCCAGAAGATAAATACCTAACCAAGCCACAAATAGCAGCAATTCTCATGCGAAAGCTCAAGTCAATGGGCTTTAAATTTAACTTAGTACTGGCAGACAGTTTGTATGGAGAAAGTGGAACTAACTTCATATCTGTGTTAGATGAAATGAATCTAAACTATATAGTAGCGATTCGCTCAAACCATGATGTGGATTTACTTCCAAGACAATATACTCAATATTTAAAGTGGCACAAGTTTAAACGAGTATTTTCTGATCTGAGTAGTGAAAATAGGTTTATCAGAGAAATAATTCATGGTAAACGTAGCGAAAATAGGTACTGGCAGATTACCACAGACCGAGAGAAATTACCTGGTAACACTACTTGGTATGTAATGAGTAAATACCCAGACCTTACACCAAGAGATGTGGGAAACTTTTACGGTTTAAGAACTTGGGTTGAGTATGGGTTGAAGCAAAGCAAGAATGAATTAGGTTGGTCAGATTATCGGCTAACTCACTACCCGGATATTGAACGCTGGTGGGAGATTGTTTGTAGCAGCTATTTAATGGTTAGCCTACACTCTGAACAAATCCAGTCTTCTGTGCCAAAATCTCCATCAAAATTAGCTTCGCATCCCTGGTGGAATGATGAAAAAGGCTGGAAGAATATTCTTAACAATCTCCGCTTAATAATTCAACCTTTTACCTTATTTAACCTAATATATCCCTGGTTAACAGTTTTTCCTATTCCCCAATTGTCCTTGGGTTTTTCTAAACTTCAATCTATTATTTATAGCCTCACTAGTTCAATTTTTATTTCTCTAACTCACCCTGATTTCTACTTTTCCTCTGCCTAG
- a CDS encoding S8 family serine peptidase, producing MRESNENNNVVAKAITITAPDLVIVDTSVPTSAAIGTTLEFTYKIKNQGNGNAGSSKTAYSLSRDTILGNDDDISIGYDTVPIPSLAPSAIFSKSISWTIDTTIAAGKYYLMFKADGLGDVAESNESNNSVYHTQAISLTPINGGGFNSTTGYGLINAAAAVAKALGQSTFADVPDLGGDNWGADLVKAPEVWAKGYTGQGVIVAVIDSGVDYNHSDLSANIWKNTKEIAGNGKDDDGNGYIDDVNGWNFVSNNNNPLDDNGHGTHVAGTIAGVKNNFGVTGIAYNAKIMPVKGMNSDGQGTNSAIANGIRYAVNNGANVINLSLGGSASSEIQSAIQYAASKGAITVMAAGNDGKSEPDYPARYATQWGLAVGAVSYNGVLADFSNRAGTTPLAYVTAPGVDIYSTLPGNNYDFKDGTSMATPNVAGVIALMLSAKKGLTDAQVRQIVTTTAANSLA from the coding sequence TTGAGAGAAAGCAATGAAAATAACAACGTCGTTGCCAAAGCAATTACAATTACTGCACCAGACTTAGTAATAGTAGATACTTCAGTTCCAACTAGCGCCGCCATTGGTACTACACTTGAATTTACCTATAAGATCAAAAATCAAGGTAATGGCAATGCTGGTAGCAGCAAAACAGCTTATTCTCTTTCCAGAGACACAATTTTAGGCAATGATGATGATATATCGATAGGGTACGACACTGTTCCCATTCCAAGCCTGGCACCCTCTGCTATATTTTCAAAGTCCATATCTTGGACTATTGACACCACCATTGCAGCAGGTAAATACTATTTGATGTTCAAAGCCGATGGATTGGGAGATGTTGCCGAAAGCAATGAAAGTAACAACTCGGTTTACCATACACAAGCAATTAGTCTCACTCCGATTAATGGTGGCGGGTTTAACTCAACTACAGGTTATGGCTTAATTAATGCTGCCGCCGCCGTAGCAAAAGCTTTAGGTCAGAGTACCTTTGCTGATGTTCCTGACTTGGGTGGTGATAACTGGGGAGCTGACTTAGTGAAAGCACCGGAAGTCTGGGCTAAGGGATACACAGGTCAGGGTGTGATCGTCGCTGTGATAGATAGTGGAGTAGATTACAATCACTCAGATTTGAGCGCTAATATCTGGAAGAATACCAAGGAAATCGCTGGCAACGGCAAAGATGATGATGGCAATGGTTACATTGATGATGTCAACGGCTGGAACTTTGTCAGCAACAACAACAATCCATTAGACGACAACGGTCATGGTACTCATGTTGCTGGCACTATTGCTGGGGTGAAAAATAACTTTGGTGTCACTGGTATTGCCTATAATGCCAAGATTATGCCAGTGAAAGGTATGAATAGCGATGGTCAAGGAACTAATAGTGCGATCGCAAATGGTATTCGTTATGCAGTCAATAACGGAGCTAATGTCATTAACCTCAGCTTAGGTGGTTCTGCAAGTAGTGAGATACAGTCAGCTATTCAATATGCTGCCAGCAAAGGCGCAATTACCGTCATGGCAGCAGGTAATGATGGTAAATCAGAACCAGACTATCCCGCCCGCTATGCTACCCAGTGGGGGCTTGCGGTTGGAGCAGTCTCTTATAATGGCGTACTGGCTGACTTCTCCAACCGAGCTGGAACAACTCCACTTGCATACGTTACAGCTCCAGGAGTCGATATTTACTCGACACTTCCAGGTAATAATTATGATTTCAAAGATGGTACTTCTATGGCAACTCCTAATGTTGCTGGGGTAATAGCTTTGATGCTCAGTGCTAAAAAAGGTTTAACTGATGCCCAAGTGCGTCAGATTGTCACAACGACAGCAGCAAATAGCTTGGCATAG
- a CDS encoding S8 family peptidase, with protein sequence MFNDNTNNNLFSTNKSLNFTSISSLDTFNTKNDTSFNLSGRSSYNSADSHVQLLNNSNYENSSNATTNAFTTQSYNSNNGYGLINAAAAVAKATNQNTFADVPDLGGNNWGADLVKAPEVWAQGYTGKGVVVAVIDTGVDYNHEDLKNNIWTNTKEIAGNGIDDDGNGYIDDNYGWNFADQNNNTLDNNGHGTHVSGTIAGENNNYGVTGIAYNAKIMPVKVLNESGSGSYSSISKGIRYAVDNGANVINLSLGGTSSNRTLESAINYATSKGVIVVMAAGNDGESEPDYPARYASKSGIAVGAVDKNNNMADFSNRSGTNQISYVTAPGVKVYSSVPNNQYATYSGTSMATPHVAGVVALMLSANPSLTDAQVRQIVAETSENSTQSTNSSLNISNVSSLAKQVISTTGYADTAANSSQITTSSLNISNISSLAKQVISGNNLLHIDAQTKNYLTPETIASFNNSDVASLIGQTITKTAKYLTPETITSFNNSDVGSLIGQTVTETAKYLTPETIASLNNSDVGSLIGQTVTETAKYLTPETIASLNNSDVGSLIGQAITETPKYLTPETIAILNNSDVASLIGQIITGINTDSNDDNKNENNLDFWKLLEGMQKQMDQYKKFLGIA encoded by the coding sequence ATGTTCAATGATAATACTAATAACAATTTATTTTCTACTAATAAAAGCTTAAATTTTACTTCAATCTCTTCATTAGATACATTTAATACTAAGAATGACACCAGCTTCAACTTAAGCGGACGTAGTAGCTACAACTCAGCCGATTCTCATGTGCAGTTACTAAATAATAGTAACTACGAAAATAGCAGTAACGCTACTACTAATGCTTTTACCACGCAAAGTTATAACTCCAACAATGGCTATGGCTTAATTAATGCAGCAGCAGCAGTGGCTAAAGCTACTAATCAGAATACCTTTGCTGATGTTCCCGATCTTGGTGGTAATAATTGGGGAGCAGACCTTGTAAAAGCACCAGAAGTTTGGGCACAAGGATACACAGGTAAAGGCGTTGTTGTCGCTGTTATAGATACTGGGGTTGACTATAACCACGAGGATTTAAAAAATAATATCTGGACAAATACCAAGGAAATTGCAGGTAACGGTATAGATGATGATGGCAATGGCTATATTGATGATAATTACGGGTGGAACTTTGCGGATCAAAACAACAACACACTAGATAACAATGGTCACGGTACTCATGTTTCTGGCACGATCGCAGGAGAAAATAATAACTATGGTGTCACTGGTATTGCATACAATGCCAAGATTATGCCTGTCAAAGTTTTGAATGAGTCTGGCTCTGGTTCCTATAGCTCGATATCTAAGGGTATTCGCTACGCTGTGGATAATGGAGCGAATGTGATTAACCTCAGTTTAGGAGGCACATCTTCCAATCGGACTCTGGAGTCAGCCATTAACTATGCCACTAGCAAAGGAGTGATTGTTGTCATGGCAGCAGGTAATGATGGTGAATCAGAACCAGACTATCCTGCCCGCTATGCCTCCAAGTCGGGAATTGCTGTTGGGGCAGTAGACAAAAATAATAATATGGCTGATTTCTCTAACCGCTCTGGAACAAATCAAATTTCTTATGTCACAGCCCCAGGAGTCAAGGTTTATTCATCAGTTCCGAATAATCAGTATGCCACTTATAGCGGCACATCTATGGCTACTCCCCATGTGGCTGGTGTAGTTGCCCTGATGCTTAGTGCTAACCCCAGCCTGACTGATGCCCAAGTACGTCAGATTGTGGCAGAAACATCAGAAAACAGCACACAAAGTACAAACTCTAGTTTAAATATTTCTAATGTTAGTTCTTTGGCAAAGCAAGTGATTTCTACGACGGGCTACGCAGACACAGCAGCAAATAGTTCACAAATTACAACCTCTAGTTTAAATATTTCTAATATCAGTTCTCTGGCAAAGCAAGTGATATCTGGCAACAACCTGCTACATATCGATGCACAAACCAAAAATTATCTCACACCAGAGACTATTGCTAGTTTTAATAATTCAGATGTCGCTTCTCTAATCGGTCAGACTATTACAAAAACAGCAAAATATCTCACACCAGAGACTATTACTAGTTTTAATAATTCTGATGTTGGTTCTCTAATTGGTCAGACTGTTACGGAAACAGCAAAATATCTCACACCAGAGACTATTGCTAGTTTGAATAATTCTGATGTTGGTTCTCTAATTGGTCAGACTGTTACGGAAACAGCAAAATATCTCACACCAGAGACTATTGCTAGTTTGAATAATTCTGATGTTGGTTCTCTAATTGGTCAGGCAATTACAGAAACACCAAAATATCTCACACCAGAGACTATTGCTATTCTTAATAATTCTGATGTCGCTTCTCTAATCGGTCAGATTATTACAGGCATCAATACGGATAGCAATGATGATAACAAAAATGAGAATAATCTTGATTTTTGGAAACTACTAGAAGGGATGCAAAAACAAATGGATCAGTATAAAAAATTCTTAGGTATCGCTTAA